Proteins from one Diorhabda carinulata isolate Delta chromosome 10, icDioCari1.1, whole genome shotgun sequence genomic window:
- the LOC130898879 gene encoding uncharacterized protein LOC130898879 yields the protein MLEYDFRFTLVFMKKLLGLLEPADSALQARTISLKEANEIIKSVKNKIRDLRTNETYQSLANEASQLLKDTEAIPTEKRVPKLSVTMKEYLVMEKLPSEMSNKPNASKSCTEAEFFESLDLVLSLLNERFSDNDELINAISSIELFDLEKIKYLEKLGISLPTLEELAVVKDYMHNKPKSDIFAELYKQREVFKNTYALFATVYTLGCSTAIF from the exons ATGTTGGAATACGACTTTAGATTCACCCTTGTTTTTATGAAGAAGTTACTTGGGCTCTTAGAACCTGCCGATTCAGCTTTACAAGCTCGTACAATTAGTCTAAAGGAAGccaatgaaattattaagtcagtaaaaaataaaattcgagaTCTAAGAACAAATGAGACTTATCAAAGTTTAGCCAATGAAGCTTCACAACTTTTAAAGGATACGGAAGCAATACCAACTGAAAAGAGAGTACCAAAGTTAAGCGTAACTATGAAGGAATATCTGGTAATGGAAAAACTGCCGTCTGAAATGTCTAATAAACCAAATGCCAGTAAAAGTTGCACTGAAGCCGAATTTTTTGAGTCCTTGGACCTTGTATTATCCCTATTAAACGAGAGGTTCTCTGACAATGATGAACTAATTAATGCAATAAGTAGCATTGAGCTTTTTGATCTGGAGAAAATCAAATATCTGGAAAAGTTGG ggATTTCACTACCAACTCTGGAGGAGTTGGCAGTAGTCAAGGATTACATGCACAATAAACCAAAGTCAGATATTTTTGctgaattatataaacaaagggaagtatttaaaaatacatacgCCCTGTTTGCGACAGTATATACCCTTGGGTGTAGTACTGCA ATATTCTAA
- the LOC130898886 gene encoding uncharacterized protein LOC130898886 — translation MGKVLAVSKIINWDECTMAHKRALEALNRTLKDLRNDSRCFGGAMILLSGDFRQILPVIPRSTAADEINACLKSSNLWRYVKKLQLTTNMRITLLNDTSTKLFLTSKHNEWLSERAILAAKNKDVDDLNYIIQNKIIGIMHSFKSIDCVTNEDEATNYPIELLNSLDVPGLPPHNLRLKVGSVAGP, via the exons ATGGGCAAAGTTTTAGCGGTATCGAAAATCATCAACTGGGACGAATGCACAATGGCGCATAAACGTGCATTAGAAGCACTTAACCGAACATTAAAAGATTTACGCAATGACTCGAGATGTTTTGGAGGAGCAATGATTTTACTGTCTGGCGATTTCCGCCAAATACTGCCAGTAATTCCAAGATCTACGGCTGCCGACGAAATAAACGCTTGCCTCAAATCGTCAAATCTATGGCGCTATGTGAAGAAACTGCAACTGACAACAAACATGAGAATTACATTGCTTAATGATACATCTACT aaattatttttaacatccAAACATAATGAATGGTTGAGTGAGCGAGCAATTTTAGCGGCTAAGAATAAAGATGTAGATGACCTAAActacataattcaaaataagatCATTGGAATAATGCATTCATTCAAATCTATTGACTGCGTCACAAATGAAGATGAAGCCACCAACTATCCAATTGAATTGTTAAACTCTTTGGACGTGCCTGGCTTACCACCGCACAATTTACGCCTGAAGGTTGGCTCCGTAGCAGGGCCGTAG